gccaaaccaccttagtcggttttctctcattttattctcaatagatgtaacccctacttttgtcctaattatttcattacgcacccggtcctttctcgtgtgaccacacatccatctcaacatacgcatctccgccaccgatatcttatggatgtggcagtgtttcactgcccaacactccgtaccatataacaatgctggtctaattgccgtccggtagaattttcccttcaatctattaggcatgccgggatcacaaaggaaacccgtagcactcttccacttcgaccaaccagctttaatcctatgggcaacatctccatctacttctccatccgtttggataatagatcctaaataccggaagcaatccgaggcctgaacaactctcccatctagggtgattgtccctgcctccctactcctacggccgctaaacttacactccaaatattctgtcttacttcgactcaacttaaagcctctagattctagagtttgcctccatagttccaacttcatctccactccttctttcgtctcatcaaccaacacaatatcatctgcaaacagcatgcaccatggtataccatcttgaagtgaacttgttagttcatccataacgatggcaaaaagaaatgggcttagtgcggaaccttgatgcactccaatcgtaataggaaactcttcagttttcccaacactagtacgtacactcgtgcatacttcctcatacatgtcctttatgatgtcaatatatttccgcgaaatgcctttccttatcaaggcccaccaaagtacttcccttggtaccttatcatatgctttctccaagtcaatgaaaaccatatgcaagtctttcttcttatttcgatagtgctccattaattgtctcattagatggatggcttccatagttgatcttcccggcataaagccaaactggttttccgagatcttcaccgtcctccttagcctttgttcaataactcgctcccaaagtttcatagtgtgactcattaatttgattccccgatagttggcacaatcttggacatcgcctttgttcttatacaaagggattaaggtacttttcctccattctgatggcatcttattgtttctccaaattttgttgaagaacgtcgtcaaccattcgattcctctttctcccaaacatctccaaatctcaatagggatgccatcaggtcctactgctttcttcaacttcatcttacttaatgccattttgacttcacccttttgaattctccgcaggcattcatgatttatcatatcgtgatggatacttatatctccaacatcttgttggcgatctccattaaataagtcatcaaaataggacctccatcgttccttgatatccttatctccaactaggactttctggtccacatccttcacacatttaacttttccgagatctcgcgtcttcctatctctcatccgagcaattctatatatgtctttttccccttctttcgtatccaatcttgtatacagatcccgattcacctttgctctagcatctcgtatgaccttctttacttcccttttagcctctttgtatttttcgtagttctcgtcactcctacatttccccaatagtttataggattctctcttactctttactgcttgtcgtacttcttctgtccaccaagatgtgtccttacccggtggcatgctacctttagattcccctagaacttccttcgctacttcccttatactatgctccatcttattccatatcgaatctatatctgaatccatattgcaagtccaaatatcttttttggtcatctcatccacaaatttttgttgattctccccttgcaatttccaccacttaatcttagtctctacttgaggtgtttgttttcttatacatttcctacttcgaaaatctagcaccactactctatgtggggttgtcgtactctcaccagggatcaccttacaatcaatataactctttctccaagcactccttactaagaagaagtcaatttggctcgcattaccgccactccgataagtcactaagtgggatgttctcttcataaaccatgtgttcatgatactcaagtcataggctgatgcgaattccaaaatatcatttcctgcttcattcttatctccaaaaccataccctccatgaacactctcaaacccatctcgcctagaacccacgtgtccattgagatcaccccctagtaccattttttcatccctaggaacctgttgcaccacttcctctaagtcatcccaaaaagcttgtcttatagacacatctaatcctatttgtggcgcatatgcactaatgacattcacaacctcatcccctatcactagcttaacactcataattctatcgctcttcctagacaccgctactacctcatcaatatactccctatcaataagaatacctactccatttctacccttatcctttcctgagtaccaaagcttataaccccaaggagctatctctctagccttggctccaacccacttggtttcttgtaggcataatatatttattctcctcctcttcataacatctacaatttcagctaatcttcctgtcaaagaacctatgttccatgtcccaaagcgtaacctactacccttacccctaccattaccgtggactagcttatttacccgcaacccttgcatatttgacaccacccccgggtcctggggtggcgcgccgcttcggggcgacgacctagcaacccttgcacatttatcactacacccgggtctaggaagtgcagcgcatcgctgagtagggaacgccccaacggtatttatattatggttcatgtcataagatgtggctaagttttacgctggccgccacaaacctaccgcaaccctcctcctttgtccgggcttgggaccggctgtaaaggccaccaagtgaccctcacaggcggagttaaattaaatatgaaacaatagcaaataaaaaataaaatagagataAACATGAGATCCCAAAAGATTAGTGGTTGTAAAGAGAAAGAAGGAACAACACGACTGTTAGCACTAAGAAGCGATAAACATGAAGAGTTAGAGGGAAGAGTGAGTCGGTTAGGCGGGCAACTTAAAAATTTTACACGGAAGCTTTCCCCCTCTTTATTATTTTCATCAttttaatatttgatattttattttaaaaaaataataactaactTATGTTTTACTACCATTTAAATTCATACACCATTAATTATCAAAtgataatcaattccttgctaaattaattgttttaattataatttttgatACTTAAATAATGTccatgttttaattaattgttttaattataatttttgatacttaaattaattaatgttttaattattgaatactttcgttattatataaattttacTTAGTTGATACATTTTCCTTTTCATcatcaaaatatattaaattttacttatttgataaattttccttttcgttttaattattaaaatactTACGTTACGATACGTTACATTAAAttatgttaagttacgttaTATTAAATTACATTACATTAAGTCACATTACGGTACATTACGTTAAGTTATgatacgttacgttaagttacattagtacattacgttaagttacattagtacattacgttaagttacattagtacgttacgttacgtgtGGCCTAGCCAAAGCCCCGTGTGGCACCGAGGTTTTTCCGAGACTCGACCAGTCAACACCATCCAAAGGGGTCTATCCCATTTAAACATCAGGCATCCCGTCAATTCATATATCCGTAATCCGTCCCGGAGGGGTTTACCGGGGTTAAACCTAGATCCATATAACCCACACTATAGGCCCACCCAAGTGTCTGTTAGGATTCCACCCGAACAGAGACATTTGCCTCCCTTCCCGAAGGCCGGATGCCCGACTCTCTTAGTCCCTAGTGGACTAGGGTGGATCGCTTAAACTAGTCTCGACAACTGGTCCAGGAGTTAGCGGAGATCCGACGCCTGAGACCTTgtcccccctatagtgtttcttacgCCGAGTCTAAGCCCACATCTAGTGGACATTCATATGTTCCATTCACCACTCGCCTATATTTTCCCCCAGTCGACATAGCCGATGGGCCCGATCTTCCTATCGCTGCCGCAACTTCTCGTCGATGGCTTGGCCTTCCATAATTCAATCGCAAATCTTCCCCAATGCCTTTCCCACGCTAACACCAACGCATTGACCCATGCCACGGGCTGAGATTTGCCTACGGCCAATTGACTTTGCCTACATCCAAAtctacattatgttacgttaagttacgttatgttacgatacgttacgttaagttatgttacgttacattacgtgatgtgatgttacattacgttactgttggtcccttataacgtgacaagttagttccaagggagggggataggaactatttaaaattttgtccgttaaggctgacttcttttcttatgaaaagatttacacagcgtcactaagtagttacgagacacaagcttagtcaacttgtgactaagtctgcttctttacttgagtcaggaaataacacttagagtctattcctgaactcaacttcttagtagacttaactcagcgtgagttctttacttagtcagttttatagcaagcaatatatattaaaggagtttaagggttagaaagatattactcagcagacttatcctggttcggcctctccgcctacgtccagtccccggaactcgttctgagctttttgaattctctactgagctctttaaaggtagagcacgaaaccttttacagatagaagctgagtataacaagagtaccttcctctatacctctactcactcctatatctaccgctgagtactataaccgaatactcagcctctcctttctattcttctagaaatgataaagtgtttgtcgtAAACAACAATtactaagacactttagatgattgaaaatcactctagacttttacacaataatatgaaaattggtgtaaggtatttgctttgcttttctcacagaaacttcaagtatgaatttggtcagcgtttcgactaattgaagatctgcatcgattgaagtaaatggatggcctttatatagtgacacttgaggcacctggtcatttcgaatttcgaaataaccgttggagggaaacggcttcctgtcattatCACTCtaggcgtgctcagcgtcgttggccaataggattcacgcatcttctgtcttcgtcagtcttcgacagaatgtttcgacatttaaggaaaagtccacgagacagcttcatgcgccttctgaacttttcccaaagtgaaatactttgtctggaagttgaacattgtctgccactgtccagactgcattgccgtccaactcagcagcttccacttgaagcttttgccttgaaggcttctcgatccttctcttgctgagtcgtcgttttacttgatacggcttcgttttgaactcttgagccgaatggtcttgaAATGTTGATTtaggcttgacttccactttatgggcctttgggctttttaatctcaatgtcttataaacaattaaactcaacattgaacaaacacattagtgtaataaatcaaagcatttaaatttaatgtgttagaatatttttatcatcacttaaataattttatcaaatcaaaatcatgtggaaaggtgtttcaacagttacGTCATATCACGTCATGACACGGCACTTCACATCACGTCACGTCACATCATGTCAtatcacgtcacgtcacgttacgttacgttacgttacgttatgttacgttacgttacgttacgttacgttacgttacgttacgttacattacatcacgtcacgtcacgtcgcGTCGCGTCgcgtcacgttacgttatgttacgttacattacattacgttatgctACGCTACAGTACATTAAGTTAAGTTACCTTAGTacattatgttaagttacattacgaTACATTTCGTTTAATTATGATACGTTACGCTAAATtctgttacattacgttacttGAAGTTACGGTACGTtatgtcacgttacgttacgttacgttacgttacgttacgttacgctaccttacgttacgttacgtgtGGCCTGGCCAAAGCCCCGTGTGGCACCAAGGTTTCCCCGAGACTCGGCTAGCTAACACCATCCGAAGGGGTCTATCTCCTTTAAACATCAGGCATCCCATCAATTCATATATCCGTAATCCGTCCCGGAGGGGTTTACCGCCTCGATATATATGTGTAACCCGCACTATGGGCCAACCCAAAGTGTTCATTAGGATTCCTCCCGAACGGAGACATTCGCCTCCCTTCCCGAAGGCTGGATGCCCAACTCTCTTAGTCCCTAGTGGACTAGGGTGGATCGCTTAAACCAGTCCCGACAACTGGCCCAGGAGTTGGCGGAGATCTGACGTTTGAGACCTTgtcccccctatagtgtttTTTACGCTGAGTCCAAGCCCACAGCCAGTGGACATTCATATGTTCCATTCACCACTCGCCTATATTTTCCCCCAGTCGACATAGTCGACGTGCCTGATCTTCATGTCACTGCCGCAACTTCTCATCGATGGCTTGGCCTTCCATAATTCAGCCGCAAATCTTCCCCAATGCCTTTCCCACGCTAACACCCACGCCTTGGCCCATGCCACGGGCTGAGATTGGCCTACGGCCCAATTGACTTTGCCTACATCCAAAtctatgttatgttacgttaagttaagttacgttacattacgttacgatACGATACAATATGATACGTTGCGTTACCTTACGTtgcgttacattacgttacgttacgttatgttaattTAAGTTACATTAGTACATTACAGtacattttgtttaattttgataTGTTACGCTAAGTtctgttacattatgttacttGAAGTTACGGTATGTTAAGTTATGTTACGTAACGtcatattacgttacgttatgttacgttacgttatgttacgttacgttacgtaattgaattttttttttagtaacgGTGTCTGATAATATTTTGAAGAGAATTATATTgcctctatgtagtattatttcaatgtttaaaggtagatgagatggttaaagaTGCTTACTTTTATTTGAGAGGTCCTATGTTCAACTCCCTccaacctcattttcttttaaaaagtttttatttattttacttttatttttcaataattataaaaacatgttaccattattaactaatttaaatggactctttatttttatttttattacacTATTGAATTcattttaatatgtctttaccattaaaaaaggtaaacatatt
The DNA window shown above is from Euphorbia lathyris chromosome 1, ddEupLath1.1, whole genome shotgun sequence and carries:
- the LOC136219224 gene encoding uncharacterized protein, which produces VLVDETKEGVEMKLELWRQTLESRGFKLSRSKTEYLECKFSGRRSREAGTITLDGRVVQASDCFRYLGSIIQTDGEVDGDVAHRIKAGWSKWKSATGFLCDPGMPNRLKGKFYRTAIRPALLYGTECWAVKHCHIHKISVAEMRMLRWMCGHTRKDRVRNEIVENLKVENVRGTWMVIGSTSKTLFTRGFSSHFHSIEKSRDCMAVRDGQMDDIETEKLIAEAVFKVSSFS